In one Mucilaginibacter sp. PAMB04168 genomic region, the following are encoded:
- the rplI gene encoding 50S ribosomal protein L9 has protein sequence MDIILKQDVKNLGEKDEVVKVKAGYGRNFLIPKGFGILATESARKVLAENLKQAQFKQDKIRKDADEVAARLEGVKLTIGAKAGESGKIFGAINTIQVADALKKQGFEVDRRRITFNEDPKFVGEYTAILNLHKEVKVQVPFEVVAE, from the coding sequence ATGGACATTATTTTAAAACAAGACGTTAAAAACCTCGGCGAGAAAGACGAAGTGGTTAAAGTTAAAGCCGGTTACGGTCGTAACTTTTTAATCCCAAAAGGTTTTGGTATCCTGGCTACCGAATCAGCACGCAAAGTTTTAGCTGAAAACTTGAAACAAGCTCAGTTTAAACAAGACAAAATCCGTAAGGATGCTGATGAAGTTGCTGCACGTTTAGAAGGCGTTAAATTAACTATCGGTGCTAAAGCCGGTGAAAGCGGTAAAATCTTTGGAGCTATCAACACTATCCAGGTTGCTGATGCCCTTAAAAAACAAGGTTTTGAGGTTGACCGTCGTCGCATTACTTTTAACGAGGATCCTAAATTTGTTGGTGAGTACACCGCAATCTTAAACCTGCACAAAGAGGTTAAAGTTCAGGTACCTTTCGAAGTAGTAGCTGAGTAA
- the mtgA gene encoding monofunctional biosynthetic peptidoglycan transglycosylase, whose product MIKRGIGKLIWRFVRLFVIAFIGISFLWVLLYRFVNPPVTWLMMSRGFERKAAGKTWKIDKEWKDFDEISINMKKAAIAGEDQSFLEHNGFDFKAIERAIAKNQKSKKVIGGSTISQQTAKNVFLWSGRSYIRKAFEAYFTMLMELLWSKQRIMEVYLNVIEMGDGIYGAEAAAQNYFHKPAANLTRREAAAIAAIFPSPLKRSATNPTRFIRHRRYLIMKNMRRLGPLDF is encoded by the coding sequence ATGATTAAAAGAGGCATTGGCAAGCTGATCTGGCGCTTTGTTAGGCTGTTTGTTATCGCATTTATAGGCATTTCGTTTTTATGGGTACTGCTGTACCGCTTTGTCAATCCGCCGGTAACCTGGCTCATGATGAGCAGGGGCTTTGAACGCAAAGCTGCCGGAAAGACCTGGAAAATTGACAAAGAATGGAAAGACTTTGACGAAATTTCCATAAACATGAAGAAAGCTGCTATAGCCGGCGAGGATCAGTCTTTTCTGGAACATAATGGCTTTGATTTTAAAGCCATTGAACGAGCAATCGCCAAGAACCAAAAGAGTAAAAAGGTTATTGGTGGCAGTACTATTTCTCAGCAAACGGCCAAAAACGTCTTTTTATGGTCAGGCCGTTCTTACATCCGTAAGGCATTCGAAGCATATTTTACCATGCTTATGGAATTGTTGTGGAGCAAACAACGCATTATGGAGGTGTACTTGAATGTTATTGAAATGGGCGATGGCATTTATGGTGCTGAGGCCGCAGCACAAAACTATTTCCATAAACCTGCAGCTAATCTTACCCGGCGCGAAGCGGCGGCTATTGCGGCTATCTTTCCCAGTCCGTTAAAAAGATCGGCTACCAATCCTACCCGTTTTATCAGGCACCGTCGCTATCTCATCATGAAAAACATGCGCAGGTTAGGTCCGCTTGATTTTTAA
- a CDS encoding ABC transporter ATP-binding protein, protein MATQPIISVNNLVKQYADFTAVKGISFEVYEGEIFGLLGPNGAGKTTTLEIIETLRSKTSGEVSVDGFSIDKQANQIKQRIGVQLQAAGYYPGLNLTELLELFAGLYGNHINPMDMLAKVALTDKAKAKYKDLSGGQKQRFSIATTLINNPRIIFLDEPTTGLDPQARRNLWELIREIRNARTTVVITTHYMDEAEELCDRVAFIDGGRVIGINTPDSFIDELVATGFERKKTVKQANLEDVFINLTGKEWRE, encoded by the coding sequence ATGGCAACACAACCTATCATTTCAGTTAACAATCTGGTAAAGCAGTACGCTGATTTTACAGCCGTTAAGGGCATTAGCTTTGAAGTATACGAAGGCGAGATCTTTGGTCTGCTGGGCCCCAATGGCGCAGGCAAAACCACTACGCTCGAAATTATTGAAACGCTTCGCTCCAAAACATCCGGCGAGGTAAGCGTTGATGGTTTTTCGATCGATAAGCAAGCCAACCAAATTAAACAGCGCATTGGCGTTCAGCTACAAGCGGCAGGATATTACCCAGGCCTCAATTTAACCGAACTGCTGGAGCTATTTGCAGGTCTGTATGGCAACCACATTAACCCCATGGATATGCTGGCTAAAGTTGCCCTGACTGATAAGGCGAAAGCCAAGTACAAAGACCTTTCGGGCGGACAAAAACAGCGTTTTTCTATTGCCACCACCCTAATTAACAACCCCCGCATTATTTTTTTGGATGAGCCTACAACCGGCCTCGATCCGCAGGCACGCCGCAATCTGTGGGAACTTATTCGTGAAATACGCAATGCCAGAACCACAGTAGTAATTACTACCCACTACATGGACGAAGCTGAGGAGCTTTGTGACCGGGTAGCCTTTATTGATGGTGGCCGTGTAATAGGCATTAACACCCCCGACAGCTTTATTGATGAATTGGTAGCCACCGGTTTTGAACGCAAGAAAACTGTTAAGCAAGCTAACCTGGAAGATGTGTTCATTAACCTTACGGGAAAGGAATGGAGGGAGTAA
- a CDS encoding ABC transporter permease, whose amino-acid sequence MNNYSNTRATLAITKASLRSIFRSPSAVVFSLLFPLIFIVIFANVGGGAVSVDVGVAKGCDTTNFVYLALKQSKIINLIHNQDEANMLKNLKKGSIDAVINIKVNGSFTIYPPLSALPQAPIAANRSPFEVSTQYSAASPDKVNILKSVLNSTIYQINTFALSGMPKIVKLQETVVKGREYKYIDFILPGQLGFSLLNIGVFGTAFVFLSLRQTLVIKRFFATPVQRYSIVLGEMLARVAFALLGAIVIIGIGHYAFGFTLVHGAVTVLNMLLLAFIGLVIFMGFGFIISGLAKNETSVPPLSNIITLPQFLLSGTFFSTSAFPTWLQPVSNALPLTHLNNAMRKIAFEGAGLGDVTHQLLILFIWGIVIYAVAVKSFKWE is encoded by the coding sequence ATGAACAATTATAGTAATACCCGTGCAACGTTAGCCATAACTAAAGCCAGTTTACGATCTATATTCCGCAGTCCATCGGCTGTAGTTTTCAGCCTGCTGTTTCCGCTTATTTTTATTGTCATCTTCGCTAATGTGGGTGGCGGGGCAGTAAGTGTGGATGTAGGCGTTGCAAAAGGCTGTGATACCACTAATTTCGTTTATCTCGCTTTAAAGCAAAGCAAAATCATTAACCTTATACATAACCAGGATGAGGCTAATATGCTTAAAAATCTAAAAAAAGGCAGTATAGATGCCGTAATTAACATCAAGGTAAATGGTTCCTTCACTATATACCCGCCGCTCTCTGCCTTGCCACAAGCACCAATAGCAGCAAACCGATCACCTTTTGAGGTTAGCACACAGTACAGTGCTGCATCGCCCGATAAAGTCAACATTCTTAAGTCGGTATTAAACAGTACTATTTATCAAATTAATACGTTTGCGCTTAGTGGCATGCCTAAAATAGTTAAACTGCAAGAAACTGTTGTAAAAGGCCGCGAGTACAAGTACATCGACTTTATTCTACCCGGTCAGCTTGGCTTCTCCTTGCTTAACATCGGTGTATTCGGCACCGCCTTTGTGTTCCTGAGCCTGCGCCAAACACTGGTTATAAAACGCTTTTTTGCTACACCTGTACAAAGGTATAGCATTGTGCTGGGTGAGATGCTTGCCCGGGTGGCTTTTGCTTTACTCGGCGCAATTGTAATTATTGGCATAGGCCATTACGCGTTTGGCTTTACGCTGGTACACGGTGCCGTCACTGTTTTAAATATGTTGTTGCTCGCTTTTATTGGACTGGTCATATTTATGGGTTTTGGCTTTATCATATCAGGCTTGGCCAAAAACGAAACAAGTGTGCCGCCGCTTTCAAACATTATTACACTACCGCAATTTCTATTATCAGGCACGTTCTTCTCCACTTCTGCATTTCCAACATGGCTGCAACCTGTTAGCAATGCATTGCCCCTAACCCACTTAAACAACGCAATGCGTAAAATAGCGTTTGAAGGCGCCGGTTTAGGAGACGTTACACACCAGTTGCTTATACTATTTATATGGGGAATAGTCATCTATGCAGTAGCTGTAAAATCTTTCAAATGGGAATAA
- a CDS encoding DUF2490 domain-containing protein encodes MLRQIFITLIVIITAVKTYGQGTNHGLGSWNIITINLPGNTKHRIGGYFEAQNRNYGVVSNFYYHEEKLGVSYNLDDNSFFLIGGGRYTTYGFDAVDEGPSATENRLWEQFTYNHYISRIKMEHRYRIEQRWVNSAYRNRFRYRLNVFIPINKPALDPHTFFAAAFGEVFFNNNQPNLERNRFTPSLGYKFSKEFSFQAGYINQRDYDLASSADKNYLILTATYNILRK; translated from the coding sequence ATGTTAAGACAGATATTCATTACTTTAATAGTCATAATTACAGCGGTTAAAACCTATGGACAGGGAACTAATCATGGGTTAGGCAGTTGGAATATCATAACAATTAATCTTCCGGGTAATACCAAACACCGGATTGGCGGCTATTTTGAAGCTCAAAACCGTAACTACGGGGTTGTGAGCAACTTTTATTACCATGAGGAGAAACTGGGCGTAAGCTATAATTTAGACGATAACAGCTTTTTTTTAATAGGCGGAGGCCGCTATACCACCTATGGCTTTGATGCAGTAGATGAAGGTCCATCAGCCACCGAAAACCGCTTATGGGAGCAATTTACTTACAACCACTACATAAGCCGCATCAAAATGGAACATCGCTACCGTATTGAGCAGCGCTGGGTAAATTCCGCATATCGCAACCGATTCCGTTACCGGCTCAACGTTTTTATACCTATCAATAAACCGGCGCTTGATCCACATACATTCTTTGCAGCCGCTTTTGGCGAAGTTTTTTTTAACAACAACCAACCTAATTTAGAAAGGAACCGCTTTACTCCCTCGCTCGGATATAAATTTAGTAAAGAATTCTCGTTTCAGGCTGGCTACATCAATCAGCGTGATTATGATTTAGCTTCAAGCGCTGATAAGAATTACCTTATCTTAACTGCCACTTATAACATACTGCGCAAGTAG
- the eno gene encoding phosphopyruvate hydratase: protein MSLIINVHARQILDSRGNPTVEVEVLTENGALGRAAVPSGASTGAHEAVELRDNDKNKYMGKGVLQAVANVNDKLAKELQGMDVFEQNAIDKVMLEIDGTANKGNLGANAILGVSLAVAKAAAQESRQPLYRYIGGVNANTLPIPMMNIVNGGSHSDAPIAFQEFMIMPVGAPSFSEALRWGTEVFHNLKKILHDRGLSTAVGDEGGFAPTFEGTEDGVETILKAIEKAGYKAGEEIFLAFDCAASEFYVDGKYDYTKFEGEKGAIRTSAEQVEYLAQLAEKYPIISIEDGMAEDDWDGWKLLTERIGDKVQLVGDDLFVTNVTRLQQGIDTNVGNSILVKVNQIGSLTETINAVSLAQTNGYTSVMSHRSGETEDSTIADLAVALNCGQIKTGSASRSDRIAKYNQLLRIEEELGANAKFIGKDFKFLKKR, encoded by the coding sequence ATGAGCTTAATTATTAATGTACATGCCCGCCAGATACTCGACTCGCGCGGTAACCCAACTGTTGAAGTTGAAGTTTTAACCGAGAACGGCGCTCTAGGTCGTGCTGCTGTACCATCGGGCGCGTCAACAGGTGCTCACGAAGCGGTTGAACTGCGTGATAACGACAAAAACAAATACATGGGCAAAGGCGTATTACAAGCTGTAGCTAATGTAAATGACAAACTGGCTAAAGAGTTACAAGGCATGGACGTTTTTGAGCAAAATGCCATTGATAAAGTAATGCTTGAAATAGACGGCACCGCTAATAAAGGCAACTTAGGCGCAAACGCCATCCTGGGTGTATCATTAGCCGTTGCTAAAGCTGCTGCACAAGAAAGCCGCCAGCCTTTATACCGTTACATTGGGGGCGTTAATGCTAACACGCTGCCTATCCCTATGATGAACATCGTTAACGGTGGTTCACACTCTGATGCACCTATCGCATTTCAGGAGTTTATGATTATGCCAGTGGGCGCTCCTTCTTTCTCTGAGGCCTTACGTTGGGGAACTGAGGTATTTCATAACCTGAAAAAGATTTTGCACGACCGCGGCCTGTCAACCGCTGTAGGTGATGAAGGCGGCTTTGCCCCGACCTTTGAAGGCACCGAGGATGGTGTTGAAACCATTTTAAAAGCTATAGAAAAAGCAGGCTACAAAGCTGGCGAAGAGATTTTTTTGGCGTTTGATTGTGCTGCATCTGAATTTTATGTAGACGGCAAATATGACTACACTAAGTTTGAAGGCGAAAAAGGTGCTATCCGTACCAGCGCTGAGCAGGTTGAATACCTGGCCCAGTTAGCCGAAAAATATCCGATCATTTCTATTGAAGACGGCATGGCCGAGGACGATTGGGATGGATGGAAATTGCTGACAGAAAGAATTGGTGATAAAGTTCAGTTGGTAGGTGATGATTTGTTTGTAACTAACGTAACCCGTTTACAACAAGGCATTGATACCAATGTGGGTAATTCTATTTTAGTTAAAGTAAACCAAATTGGTTCTTTAACCGAAACCATCAACGCGGTATCATTAGCACAAACTAATGGTTACACCTCGGTAATGAGTCACCGTTCGGGCGAGACTGAAGACAGCACGATTGCCGACCTGGCAGTTGCGCTTAACTGCGGTCAGATCAAAACCGGTTCAGCCTCACGTTCAGACCGGATCGCAAAATACAACCAACTGTTGCGCATTGAGGAAGAATTAGGTGCCAACGCTAAATTTATAGGCAAAGACTTCAAATTTTTGAAGAAGAGATAA
- a CDS encoding response regulator, with the protein MAKKVLLIEDDKDIRDTITYALKEHGYEVIASEDARILKDIAQINPSLILLDNWLTDWKSDANGQQLSKELKTNPATSHIPIIMVSAVSNIKEVTEAGLADGYLKKPFELADLFAIVHKFTD; encoded by the coding sequence ATGGCTAAGAAAGTTCTGCTTATTGAAGATGATAAAGACATAAGAGATACCATCACCTATGCCTTAAAGGAGCATGGCTACGAAGTAATAGCATCAGAAGATGCCAGAATTTTGAAGGACATTGCGCAGATCAATCCAAGTCTTATTCTGTTGGATAATTGGTTAACCGACTGGAAAAGTGATGCCAATGGGCAGCAGCTAAGTAAGGAGTTAAAAACCAATCCTGCTACTAGTCATATTCCTATAATAATGGTATCGGCAGTTAGCAATATTAAAGAAGTTACTGAAGCTGGCTTAGCCGATGGTTATCTGAAAAAGCCTTTTGAGTTAGCAGACCTTTTTGCTATTGTACACAAGTTTACAGATTGA
- a CDS encoding putative quinol monooxygenase — translation MSVKLIAILHCHADAEEAFEQELKKLVETSLSEEGCMSYELYQYNDERCRYVIIEEWEDEESLKKHQEAVHYKHFVRVSPVLLTKPAKIKTLTRLV, via the coding sequence ATGAGTGTTAAACTGATAGCTATTTTGCATTGCCATGCTGATGCGGAGGAAGCATTTGAGCAGGAGTTAAAAAAACTGGTTGAAACATCATTAAGCGAAGAAGGCTGTATGAGTTACGAGTTGTACCAGTACAATGATGAACGCTGCCGGTATGTGATTATAGAAGAGTGGGAAGACGAAGAATCATTAAAGAAGCACCAGGAAGCTGTGCATTATAAACATTTTGTTAGAGTATCGCCAGTGTTGCTAACCAAACCTGCCAAAATTAAGACATTAACCAGGCTTGTGTAA
- a CDS encoding thymidine kinase yields MLFSEDVFKRRSEHGGSIEVVCGSMFSGKTEELIRRLRRAQIARLQVEIFKPNTDTRYDESAVVSHNQNSIPCTPVESSSAILLLGSHVQVVGIDEAQFFDDELPYVCNALANRGVRVIVAGLDMDYKGKPFGPMPAIMAMAESVTKVHAVCVKCGNPALYSYRLVADGNRILLGEKESYEPRCRPCYMEA; encoded by the coding sequence ATGCTGTTTAGTGAAGATGTTTTTAAAAGGCGCAGTGAACACGGCGGTAGTATTGAAGTGGTATGCGGATCTATGTTCTCAGGCAAAACCGAGGAACTTATACGCAGGCTTCGACGTGCACAAATTGCGCGTTTGCAGGTGGAGATTTTTAAACCCAATACAGATACCCGTTATGATGAAAGCGCGGTAGTATCTCACAACCAGAACAGCATTCCCTGTACCCCAGTTGAAAGCTCATCGGCCATTTTACTTTTAGGCAGCCATGTACAGGTAGTTGGTATTGATGAAGCCCAGTTTTTTGATGATGAGCTACCCTACGTATGTAATGCGCTGGCAAACAGAGGCGTTAGGGTTATAGTTGCCGGTTTAGATATGGACTATAAAGGCAAGCCTTTTGGCCCCATGCCTGCTATTATGGCCATGGCCGAATCGGTTACCAAAGTACATGCTGTTTGTGTAAAATGTGGCAATCCTGCTTTATACTCTTACCGGCTGGTTGCTGATGGTAACCGGATATTGCTTGGCGAAAAAGAAAGCTACGAACCCCGCTGCCGCCCCTGCTATATGGAAGCATAA
- a CDS encoding DUF3891 family protein produces the protein MIVNYTNQGWEVITQRAHGLLAAQLAMHWNKKERPTRWTETLLAIAEHDDARTELESDQLLTEQGGPLNFDMQLFDPEHCRLMANISLSKSRYIALLTSMHMVFLFEKEADSNPLVKPFLKEQARLQKQWRTNLAIDEQETSRIYRLLEWCDACSLLLCRNEVQPEKRNIEISQGPSNTTYHLRQKSNGQLTVTPWPFEEDEFQVRLEKRIIPQLHFKDNEDFKKHFVSAPVEEIIWAFKM, from the coding sequence ATGATTGTAAATTATACCAACCAGGGATGGGAAGTAATAACACAACGTGCACACGGCTTACTGGCTGCCCAGTTGGCCATGCACTGGAATAAGAAGGAGCGCCCAACGCGCTGGACAGAAACGTTGCTGGCCATTGCCGAGCATGATGATGCCCGCACCGAGCTCGAATCAGACCAATTATTGACCGAACAAGGTGGCCCACTAAATTTTGACATGCAATTGTTCGACCCGGAACATTGCCGGTTAATGGCTAATATATCGCTATCTAAAAGCCGTTATATAGCGCTGCTTACTTCCATGCATATGGTTTTCCTTTTTGAAAAAGAGGCAGACAGTAATCCGTTAGTAAAGCCTTTTTTAAAAGAGCAAGCCCGTTTGCAAAAGCAATGGCGTACCAACTTAGCAATTGATGAACAGGAAACTAGCCGGATATACCGTTTGTTGGAATGGTGCGATGCTTGCTCACTATTGCTTTGCCGCAATGAGGTGCAGCCCGAGAAGCGCAATATTGAAATAAGCCAGGGCCCCTCAAACACCACCTACCACCTACGGCAAAAATCAAATGGGCAATTAACCGTCACCCCTTGGCCATTTGAAGAAGATGAATTTCAAGTAAGGTTGGAAAAAAGAATAATACCTCAATTACACTTTAAAGACAACGAAGATTTTAAGAAGCATTTTGTCTCTGCACCAGTAGAGGAAATAATCTGGGCTTTTAAAATGTAA
- a CDS encoding response regulator, whose protein sequence is MTRVLIIDDEPLARMVVQEYLQPFNQQVQVLQECGDGFEGIKAIMQHQPDLIFLDVQMPKINGFEMLELVDQPPQVIFTTAFDEYAIKAFETHAVDYLLKPFSRERFNKAIEKYLAQNSVKPAVKPTEALLETASQSPAQHERIVVKTGTKVKIIPVHDIEYLAADDDYVSICTPEGSFLKNKTMSFFEQTLDARHFARVHRSYIINLSQITRIDPFEKDAHVAILKSGTRIPVSKAGYARLKQVLGI, encoded by the coding sequence ATGACACGCGTACTGATTATTGATGACGAACCTTTAGCCCGCATGGTAGTGCAGGAATATTTGCAGCCTTTTAACCAACAGGTACAGGTATTGCAGGAATGCGGCGATGGTTTTGAGGGTATAAAAGCCATTATGCAACACCAGCCCGACCTGATATTTCTGGATGTACAAATGCCTAAAATAAACGGCTTTGAAATGTTGGAACTGGTGGATCAGCCGCCGCAGGTTATTTTTACCACTGCATTTGATGAATACGCTATAAAAGCTTTTGAAACTCATGCGGTAGATTATCTCTTGAAACCTTTCAGTCGTGAACGCTTTAATAAGGCTATAGAGAAGTACCTGGCGCAAAATTCAGTTAAGCCTGCTGTTAAACCGACGGAAGCTTTATTAGAAACTGCTTCGCAATCACCAGCGCAGCATGAGCGCATTGTGGTCAAAACCGGTACTAAGGTAAAGATCATTCCGGTGCATGACATTGAGTATCTTGCTGCTGATGACGATTATGTTAGCATTTGTACGCCCGAGGGTTCATTTTTAAAGAACAAGACGATGAGCTTTTTTGAGCAAACCCTTGATGCCCGCCATTTTGCCCGTGTGCACCGTTCTTACATTATCAACTTATCGCAAATTACCCGTATTGATCCGTTTGAGAAAGATGCACATGTTGCCATCCTGAAATCTGGAACCCGTATTCCGGTTAGCAAGGCCGGGTATGCCAGGTTAAAGCAGGTATTGGGCATTTAA
- a CDS encoding histidine kinase has product MTSSSTLFRKLNLAFIIGGLVWAALQTYIIHSFGFDWYIAGLDSMVSAVPLAAACWLIDNNLRYYQPGKGSYINLFIWCVVLAGACTLAVRWALPFLSVGDTYIAFLKQSLIIRLFTNFLAIGWMAMISLVWYVQQDQKENEKRKTEAEQLARDAELYNLRQQLQPHFLFNSLNSINALIGFKPDEARRMIHQLSDFLRGTLKKDDQQQVSLSEELQHLNLYLDIEKVRFGHRLQTEISCDDKCRQAMLPPLLLQPIVENAIKFGLYDTTGEVTISVRAETEDNYLLVMVQNPYDPQTSRPRHGTGFGIRGIQRRLYLLFARNDLVETYQNDDIFTIMIKIPQV; this is encoded by the coding sequence ATGACCTCATCATCCACGCTGTTTAGAAAACTGAACCTGGCCTTTATAATAGGTGGCCTGGTTTGGGCGGCTTTACAAACTTATATTATACATAGTTTCGGCTTCGATTGGTATATAGCCGGTTTGGATAGTATGGTAAGTGCCGTACCACTGGCTGCAGCTTGCTGGCTTATTGATAACAACCTGCGTTATTACCAGCCCGGCAAAGGCAGTTACATTAATTTGTTTATATGGTGTGTTGTGCTGGCTGGCGCTTGTACGTTGGCTGTTAGATGGGCGTTGCCCTTTTTAAGTGTGGGCGATACTTACATCGCCTTTTTAAAGCAATCGTTGATCATCAGGCTGTTCACTAACTTTTTGGCTATTGGCTGGATGGCCATGATTAGCTTGGTTTGGTACGTGCAGCAAGACCAAAAGGAGAACGAAAAGCGCAAGACTGAAGCCGAGCAGTTAGCCCGTGATGCGGAGCTATACAATTTGCGCCAGCAGCTACAACCCCACTTCTTGTTTAATAGCTTAAATTCTATAAACGCCCTTATTGGCTTTAAGCCCGATGAGGCGCGGAGAATGATTCACCAGTTGTCTGACTTTTTACGTGGCACTTTAAAAAAAGACGACCAGCAGCAGGTAAGTTTAAGTGAGGAACTGCAACACCTAAATCTGTATTTGGATATCGAAAAAGTACGTTTTGGCCACCGTTTGCAAACTGAGATTAGCTGTGACGATAAATGCAGACAGGCCATGTTGCCACCGCTGCTTTTACAACCAATTGTTGAAAATGCCATAAAGTTTGGTTTGTATGATACGACCGGCGAAGTAACCATCAGTGTACGGGCCGAAACTGAAGATAACTACCTGTTAGTGATGGTGCAAAACCCTTACGATCCGCAAACATCTCGGCCGCGGCATGGTACCGGTTTTGGCATACGTGGCATTCAGCGCCGGCTTTACTTACTATTTGCCCGTAATGATCTGGTGGAAACTTACCAAAATGATGATATATTTACCATCATGATTAAGATACCACAGGTATGA